A region of Streptomyces halobius DNA encodes the following proteins:
- a CDS encoding DUF397 domain-containing protein has translation MFEARWQKSSFSEGGATNCVEVAAAPSGTRHLRESDAPATALATTPAALRALLRTVKGGAIPSGR, from the coding sequence ATGTTTGAAGCCAGGTGGCAGAAGTCGAGCTTCAGCGAAGGCGGGGCTACCAACTGCGTCGAGGTGGCCGCCGCCCCGTCCGGCACCCGCCACCTCCGTGAGAGCGACGCCCCCGCCACCGCGCTCGCGACCACCCCCGCCGCCCTGCGCGCGCTCCTCCGCACCGTCAAGGGCGGGGCGATCCCTTCCGGGCGGTGA
- a CDS encoding DUF5753 domain-containing protein, with the protein MGQASGKGWWSDYRQTLTAAHLDLAGLESASIVLHTYEPMFIPGLLQTREYAAVIHRDGYVDLSPEWQRQAVEFRMQRQELLAGERPPRLHAIIHEAALRPSLGSREVMRGQLLKLIEVSRRPEVAIQILPLDGRVGFGTGFTQFHPQVRELSTTVVSHIERDLYLEDENSMAKYRDRFAKLEVVALPPVDVAASPEARKAKDSLGLIQRLLYPLL; encoded by the coding sequence ATGGGGCAGGCGTCGGGGAAGGGATGGTGGAGCGACTACCGGCAAACGCTCACGGCGGCGCACTTGGATCTGGCTGGGCTGGAGTCGGCTTCCATCGTGCTGCACACGTACGAGCCGATGTTCATCCCGGGACTGCTTCAGACGCGAGAGTACGCGGCTGTTATTCACCGAGACGGGTACGTCGACCTCTCACCCGAATGGCAGCGCCAGGCAGTCGAATTCAGAATGCAGCGACAGGAGTTGCTGGCCGGCGAGAGGCCGCCGCGCCTGCATGCGATCATCCACGAGGCTGCGCTCAGGCCATCGCTGGGGAGTCGGGAGGTCATGCGTGGTCAACTGCTGAAGCTGATCGAGGTTTCTCGGCGACCGGAAGTGGCCATCCAGATCCTGCCGCTCGACGGGCGCGTGGGCTTCGGAACGGGGTTCACGCAGTTTCATCCGCAGGTACGCGAACTCAGCACGACTGTCGTGTCGCACATCGAACGGGATCTGTACCTGGAGGACGAGAACTCGATGGCTAAGTACCGGGACCGGTTCGCTAAGTTGGAGGTGGTTGCGCTTCCTCCGGTTGACGTCGCGGCCTCGCCTGAGGCGCGCAAAGCCAAGGACTCGCTGGGGCTGATCCAACGGCTCCTGTATCCGCTGCTCTAG